A genomic stretch from Corynebacterium faecale includes:
- a CDS encoding HNH endonuclease family protein, whose product MAKRTSISNNPRKRNNIKGRAVASGALTTLVGLVVAIAYFLIDVPEEPSRGPGVAVSASDREALEGLDIRGRAPMTGYDRDLFGAAWADDVSVEFGHNGCDTRNDILRRDLTDLQIRPGTRDCLVEKGTLQDPFSAETINFVRGQTTSSLVQIDHLVPLADAWQKGAQQWDEQTRKNFANDPDNLLAVKGTLNSQKGASDAATWLPPNQAFRCEYAKSIITVKDRYGIWVTQAESDALAVQLDTCTR is encoded by the coding sequence ATGGCTAAACGTACGTCTATCTCCAATAACCCACGGAAACGCAACAATATCAAGGGTAGGGCGGTTGCCTCCGGGGCGCTCACCACGCTCGTGGGACTGGTGGTTGCCATTGCCTATTTCCTCATCGATGTCCCTGAGGAACCCTCCCGGGGTCCCGGGGTGGCGGTCAGCGCCTCCGACCGTGAGGCGCTGGAGGGCTTGGACATCAGGGGTCGCGCCCCCATGACAGGCTATGACCGCGACCTCTTCGGCGCAGCCTGGGCCGATGATGTGAGTGTGGAGTTCGGCCACAATGGTTGCGACACCCGCAATGACATCCTGCGTCGTGACCTCACTGATCTCCAGATCCGCCCGGGCACCCGGGACTGCCTGGTGGAGAAGGGCACACTTCAGGATCCGTTCTCCGCAGAGACGATCAACTTCGTGCGTGGCCAGACCACCTCATCCCTGGTTCAGATCGATCACCTGGTTCCCCTCGCTGATGCCTGGCAGAAAGGCGCACAGCAGTGGGATGAACAGACCCGGAAGAACTTTGCCAATGACCCGGATAACCTCCTGGCTGTCAAAGGCACGCTGAACAGCCAGAAGGGTGCCAGCGACGCAGCCACCTGGCTGCCCCCGAACCAGGCCTTCCGGTGTGAGTACGCCAAATCCATCATCACGGTGAAGGATCGGTACGGCATCTGGGTGACGCAGGCGGAATCCGATGCCCTGGCGGTCCAGCTGGATACCTGCACCAGATAA
- a CDS encoding GNAT family N-acetyltransferase has product MHFAENPRLANDAVILEPLSHQWMGDLQEAVASQELWRHWFVALPTPEGMAEEIDRRIAEHRDGLCAPWAIVSAATGRAVGMTSFHTFDQPNKRMEIGRTWMAAHVHGTGINASTKYLQLQRAFEGLGVNAVEFRTNWHNHRSRAAIERLGAKQDGVLRKHRIHPDGTIRDTVIYSITNDEWPAVKLTLLERLHRRLQVPTMPSETAFFETG; this is encoded by the coding sequence ATGCATTTCGCTGAAAACCCGCGTCTGGCGAACGACGCGGTGATTCTCGAACCACTGTCACATCAGTGGATGGGGGATCTCCAAGAAGCCGTCGCCTCACAAGAATTGTGGCGCCATTGGTTCGTCGCTCTACCAACACCTGAAGGAATGGCCGAAGAAATCGACCGCCGCATAGCCGAACACCGTGATGGATTGTGCGCCCCCTGGGCAATCGTTTCCGCCGCGACCGGTCGTGCGGTGGGAATGACGTCCTTCCACACCTTTGACCAGCCCAATAAACGCATGGAGATTGGCCGCACATGGATGGCGGCCCATGTCCATGGCACCGGAATCAACGCATCAACCAAGTACCTGCAGCTGCAGCGCGCCTTCGAGGGACTGGGTGTCAACGCAGTGGAGTTCAGGACCAACTGGCACAACCACCGTTCCCGAGCCGCGATCGAACGTCTCGGCGCCAAGCAGGACGGGGTGCTGCGCAAGCACCGCATCCATCCTGACGGCACAATCCGTGACACGGTCATCTACTCCATCACCAATGATGAGTGGCCAGCCGTGAAGCTGACCCTCCTGGAACGCCTGCACCGTCGTCTGCAGGTGCCCACCATGCCGAGCGAAACTGCGTTCTTCGAAACTGGTTAA
- a CDS encoding LysR family transcriptional regulator ArgP has protein sequence MNPAHLDTLLSIIDEGSFENASLALSISPSAVSQRIKALEKSVGRVLVSRTQPAVATEAGEVLVQAARKMALLQAETREQLAERLDEIPLTIAINADSLSTWFPPVFAQVATWGGATLRLRLEDEAHTLSLLRRGDVLGAVTREGESVAGCEVVGLGSMRHLPVGTPALRDRYLVDGRLDWEQMPVLRFGPKDVLQDRDLEGRVDGPRARRRTSIVPSAEGFGEAVRLGLGWGLLPEAQAAPMLATGEVVQLDDQVVDTPLYWQRWRLESRMLARLTDAVVDAARAGLRV, from the coding sequence ATGAACCCTGCGCACCTGGACACCCTCCTGTCCATCATCGATGAGGGCAGTTTCGAAAACGCCTCCCTCGCCCTGTCCATCTCACCGTCAGCTGTGAGCCAACGGATCAAGGCTCTGGAGAAATCCGTGGGTCGCGTTCTGGTATCCCGCACCCAGCCGGCCGTGGCCACCGAGGCGGGGGAGGTGCTCGTGCAGGCCGCCCGCAAGATGGCCCTGCTTCAGGCGGAAACCCGGGAACAGTTGGCGGAGCGTCTCGATGAGATCCCCCTGACCATCGCCATCAACGCGGATTCCCTGTCCACCTGGTTCCCGCCGGTGTTCGCACAGGTGGCCACCTGGGGCGGCGCGACACTGCGTTTGAGGCTTGAAGATGAGGCGCACACCCTGTCGTTGCTTCGTCGGGGTGATGTGCTGGGCGCAGTGACCAGGGAGGGCGAGTCCGTCGCCGGTTGTGAGGTGGTGGGGCTCGGATCGATGAGACATCTGCCCGTCGGCACGCCAGCGCTTCGGGACCGGTACCTGGTGGATGGGCGGCTCGACTGGGAGCAGATGCCGGTACTCCGATTCGGGCCCAAGGATGTTCTGCAGGATCGGGATCTGGAGGGGCGCGTGGATGGCCCGCGCGCTCGACGACGCACCTCGATCGTTCCCTCCGCCGAGGGCTTCGGTGAAGCGGTGCGCCTGGGCCTGGGCTGGGGACTGCTGCCTGAGGCGCAGGCCGCGCCCATGTTGGCGACAGGCGAGGTTGTGCAGCTGGATGATCAGGTGGTGGACACCCCACTGTACTGGCAACGCTGGCGCCTGGAGTCAAGGATGCTCGCCAGACTCACAGACGCCGTGGTGGATGCAGCCCGGGCGGGGCTGAGGGTTTAG
- the mgrA gene encoding L-glyceraldehyde 3-phosphate reductase yields MTYVPASTRYADMEYRTVGHSGLKLPAISLGLWHNFGNDRPLETQREIVRRAFDRGVTHFDLANNYGPPAGSAESNFGRILQEDFRNHRDEMIISSKAGWDMWEGPYGFGGSRKYLVSSLDQSLRRLGVDYVDIFYHHRPDPETPLEETLYALRDIVSSGKALYVGISSYGADLTAEAAEFMAEEGCPLLIHQPSYSLVNRWVEEPGDEGESLLASAADNGLGVIAFSPLAQGLLTDRYLDGVPEGSRATQGKSLSEGMLSEDNIDMVRRLNDIAQERGQSLAQMAIAWVLRTQGEYGVETVTSALIGASSVEQLDTNLDSLQNLEFTAAELKAIDEIAHDAGVNIWAKATESKGSSR; encoded by the coding sequence ATGACCTATGTACCAGCATCAACGCGTTATGCCGACATGGAGTACCGCACCGTCGGTCACTCCGGACTGAAGCTCCCGGCCATCTCCCTCGGCCTGTGGCACAACTTTGGCAATGACAGGCCCCTGGAGACTCAGCGTGAGATCGTCCGTCGGGCATTCGACAGGGGAGTGACCCATTTCGATCTGGCCAACAACTACGGCCCACCGGCAGGTTCTGCAGAGAGCAACTTCGGTCGCATCCTGCAGGAGGATTTCCGGAACCACCGCGATGAGATGATCATCTCGTCCAAGGCCGGCTGGGATATGTGGGAGGGCCCTTATGGTTTCGGTGGGTCACGCAAATATCTGGTCAGTTCCCTGGACCAGTCCCTCCGGCGCCTGGGAGTGGATTATGTGGACATTTTCTACCATCACCGCCCCGATCCGGAGACACCGTTGGAGGAGACCCTCTACGCCCTGCGTGACATCGTCAGCTCGGGCAAGGCATTGTATGTGGGTATTTCTTCCTATGGTGCTGACCTGACCGCCGAAGCGGCGGAATTCATGGCGGAGGAGGGGTGCCCGCTGCTCATCCACCAGCCGAGCTACTCCCTGGTCAATCGCTGGGTTGAGGAACCGGGTGATGAAGGCGAATCGCTTCTGGCCTCTGCCGCGGACAACGGCCTGGGTGTCATCGCTTTCTCGCCCCTGGCGCAGGGCCTGCTCACTGACCGCTACCTGGATGGTGTCCCGGAAGGTTCCAGGGCGACCCAGGGGAAGTCCCTGTCTGAGGGCATGTTGTCTGAGGACAATATCGACATGGTTCGTCGCCTCAACGACATCGCCCAGGAACGCGGCCAGTCATTGGCGCAGATGGCGATCGCCTGGGTGCTCCGCACGCAGGGCGAATACGGGGTGGAAACAGTGACCTCTGCGCTCATCGGTGCCTCCAGCGTGGAGCAGTTGGACACCAATCTGGATTCCCTGCAGAATCTGGAGTTCACCGCCGCGGAGCTGAAGGCCATCGATGAGATCGCCCATGACGCGGGAGTGAATATCTGGGCCAAGGCCACGGAATCCAAGGGTTCATCCCGGTAG
- the gatB gene encoding Asp-tRNA(Asn)/Glu-tRNA(Gln) amidotransferase subunit GatB, whose product MTAAFYDLMDFDEVLEKYDPVMGLEVHVELGTETKMFSASSAHFGAAPNSNVDPVSLGLPGALPVVNAKGVEWAIKIGLALNCSIAESSRFARKNYFYPDQPKNYQISQYDEPIAYEGYLDVQLEDGTEWRVEIERSHMEEDTGKLTHLGGTSGRIHGATASLVDCNRAGVPLIEIVTKPIEGAGARAPEIAKAYVSAIRDLVKALGVSDGRLDQGSMRVDANLSLRPIGQEEFGTRTETKNINSLKSVEQAITFEMQRQALVLDNGGTIDQETRHYQESDGSTSKGRPKETAEDYRYFNDPDLPPVIAPAEWVEEIRATLPELPWVRRARIQEEWKLSDAEMRDLINANALDLIIETVEAGTTPDEARAWWVSYLSQKANESGTDLDALPVTSAHVARVVALIKEGKLTNKLGRQAIDGVLAGEGDVDAVVAARGLEVVRDDGAIETAVDEALAANPDIVEKYRAGNTKVTGAIVGAVMKATRGKADPAQVNKLIAEKLA is encoded by the coding sequence ATGACTGCAGCCTTTTATGATCTGATGGACTTTGATGAGGTCCTGGAGAAGTATGACCCCGTCATGGGCCTTGAGGTCCACGTCGAACTCGGCACCGAAACCAAGATGTTCTCGGCGTCCTCCGCACACTTCGGCGCTGCTCCGAACAGCAACGTTGATCCTGTCTCCCTTGGTCTTCCCGGAGCTCTTCCGGTTGTGAACGCCAAGGGTGTGGAATGGGCCATCAAGATTGGCCTGGCGCTGAACTGTAGCATCGCCGAGTCCTCCCGGTTTGCCCGGAAGAACTACTTCTACCCGGATCAGCCGAAGAACTACCAGATTTCCCAGTATGACGAGCCAATCGCCTACGAGGGTTACCTGGATGTCCAGCTGGAGGACGGCACTGAGTGGCGTGTTGAGATCGAGCGTTCCCACATGGAGGAGGACACTGGAAAGCTGACCCACCTGGGTGGTACCTCCGGCCGTATCCATGGCGCAACCGCATCCCTGGTGGACTGCAACCGTGCAGGCGTGCCGCTGATTGAGATCGTCACCAAGCCGATCGAGGGTGCGGGTGCTCGTGCCCCGGAGATCGCCAAGGCGTATGTCTCTGCAATCCGCGATCTGGTCAAGGCCCTCGGTGTCTCTGATGGTCGTCTGGATCAGGGTTCCATGCGTGTGGATGCCAACCTCTCCCTGCGTCCCATCGGCCAGGAGGAGTTCGGTACCCGTACCGAGACCAAGAACATCAACTCCCTGAAGTCTGTGGAGCAGGCCATCACCTTCGAGATGCAGCGTCAGGCCCTGGTGCTTGATAACGGCGGCACCATCGATCAGGAGACCCGTCACTACCAGGAATCCGATGGCTCCACCTCCAAGGGACGCCCGAAGGAGACCGCAGAGGATTACCGCTACTTCAACGATCCGGATCTCCCTCCGGTCATCGCGCCGGCGGAGTGGGTTGAAGAGATCCGTGCCACGCTGCCAGAGCTGCCATGGGTTCGCCGTGCGCGCATCCAGGAGGAGTGGAAGCTGTCGGACGCCGAGATGCGTGACCTCATCAACGCCAATGCGCTCGACTTGATTATCGAGACCGTGGAAGCCGGCACCACCCCTGATGAGGCCCGTGCCTGGTGGGTGTCCTATCTCTCACAGAAGGCCAATGAATCGGGAACTGACCTGGATGCCCTTCCGGTCACCTCGGCTCATGTCGCCCGCGTTGTTGCGCTGATCAAGGAAGGCAAGCTGACTAACAAGCTCGGCCGCCAGGCCATCGACGGTGTTCTCGCCGGCGAGGGTGATGTGGATGCAGTGGTTGCGGCTCGTGGTCTGGAGGTGGTCCGTGATGACGGCGCCATCGAGACTGCCGTGGATGAAGCTCTGGCTGCCAACCCGGACATCGTGGAGAAGTACCGCGCAGGCAACACCAAGGTCACCGGCGCCATTGTCGGTGCCGTTATGAAGGCCACCCGCGGCAAGGCTGATCCTGCACAGGTGAACAAGCTGATCGCGGAGAAGCTTGCTTAA
- a CDS encoding glutathione S-transferase family protein translates to MSTTNNDDWTGAPQNASPDGEFVRDTNYITDRIVASVPEGSEPVAQDDDSFHWPVEAGRYRLVAARACPWAHRTVITRRLLGLENVISLGLTGPTHDVRSWTFDLDPGKVDPVLQMPRLQDAYFNRFPDYPRGITVPAIVEESSRKVVTNDYPSITIDFNLEWKKFHREGAPELYPADLREEMEPVMKRIFTEVNNGVYRTGFAGSQEAHDEAYDRLWTALDWLEERLSTRRYLMGDHITEADIRLYPTLVRFDAVYYSHFKCSRNKITEMPNLWGYLRDLFQTPGFGDTTDFSEIKDHYFITHAEINPTRIVPVGPDLSGLMSEHGREALGGSPFAEGVTLPTAMPAGEEVKNPEAFQA, encoded by the coding sequence ATGAGCACCACAAACAATGACGACTGGACCGGCGCACCACAGAACGCCTCACCGGACGGAGAATTCGTCCGCGACACCAACTACATCACCGACCGCATCGTGGCCTCGGTACCGGAGGGATCCGAACCCGTGGCGCAGGATGATGATTCCTTCCACTGGCCCGTCGAGGCCGGTCGCTACCGCCTGGTCGCCGCGCGCGCCTGCCCCTGGGCACACCGCACCGTGATCACCCGCCGCCTGCTCGGACTGGAGAACGTCATCTCCCTCGGGCTCACCGGCCCGACACATGATGTCCGCTCCTGGACCTTCGACCTGGATCCCGGCAAGGTGGATCCTGTCCTGCAGATGCCACGGCTGCAGGATGCCTACTTCAACCGCTTCCCGGACTATCCCCGCGGCATCACCGTCCCGGCGATCGTGGAGGAATCCAGCCGCAAGGTGGTGACCAATGACTATCCCTCGATCACCATCGACTTCAACCTGGAGTGGAAGAAGTTCCACCGCGAGGGCGCACCGGAGCTCTACCCCGCCGACCTGCGTGAAGAGATGGAGCCGGTGATGAAACGCATCTTCACCGAGGTGAACAACGGCGTGTACCGCACCGGTTTCGCCGGTTCCCAGGAGGCCCACGATGAGGCCTATGACCGCCTCTGGACGGCCCTGGACTGGCTGGAGGAACGTCTGTCCACCCGCCGTTATCTCATGGGTGATCACATTACCGAGGCGGACATCCGCCTCTACCCCACCCTGGTGCGCTTTGACGCCGTCTATTACAGCCACTTCAAGTGCTCCCGGAACAAGATCACCGAGATGCCCAATCTCTGGGGTTATCTCCGTGACTTGTTCCAGACACCGGGCTTCGGCGACACCACCGATTTCTCCGAGATCAAGGATCACTATTTCATCACCCATGCAGAGATCAATCCCACCAGGATCGTCCCGGTGGGTCCGGATCTGTCCGGCCTGATGTCGGAGCACGGCCGCGAGGCACTTGGCGGCTCCCCCTTTGCCGAGGGTGTCACTCTGCCCACCGCGATGCCCGCCGGCGAAGAGGTCAAGAACCCGGAAGCTTTCCAGGCCTAA
- the lysE gene encoding L-lysine exporter codes for MQVMEIFVTGLLLGASLLLAIGPQNVLVIKQGIKREGITVVIIVCLLSDVALFTLGTVGVGLISETAPIILDILRWCGIAYLLWFAVMAARDALHARAEVTFVDESDPVARPATRGGGVATQERTRSVVKQKSWVRPMLMAIVLTWLNPNAYLDAFVFIGGVGAQYGETGRWIFAAGAFAASLVWFPLVGYGAAALSRPLSSPKVWRWINVGVAVILTGLAIKLILMG; via the coding sequence ATGCAGGTTATGGAAATCTTCGTCACCGGTTTGTTATTGGGGGCCAGCCTGCTTCTGGCCATCGGCCCGCAGAATGTGTTGGTGATTAAACAGGGCATCAAACGCGAAGGCATCACCGTGGTGATCATCGTGTGCCTGCTCTCTGACGTGGCACTGTTCACTCTCGGCACCGTGGGGGTCGGTCTGATTTCCGAGACCGCCCCGATCATCCTCGACATCCTGCGCTGGTGCGGCATCGCCTATCTGCTCTGGTTCGCGGTCATGGCGGCGCGCGATGCGCTGCACGCACGCGCCGAGGTCACCTTTGTCGACGAATCCGACCCCGTTGCGCGCCCAGCCACCCGGGGTGGCGGCGTTGCGACGCAAGAACGCACCCGGAGCGTCGTCAAGCAGAAGTCCTGGGTCAGGCCGATGCTCATGGCCATCGTGCTCACCTGGCTCAACCCCAACGCCTACCTGGACGCGTTCGTGTTCATCGGGGGCGTGGGCGCACAGTACGGCGAGACGGGACGGTGGATCTTCGCCGCGGGCGCCTTCGCGGCCAGCCTGGTCTGGTTCCCGCTCGTGGGATACGGGGCGGCTGCACTGTCCCGCCCCCTATCCAGCCCGAAGGTATGGCGGTGGATCAACGTGGGTGTCGCCGTGATCCTCACCGGGCTGGCCATCAAACTCATCCTGATGGGCTGA